ATAAGGGGCGGCCTTGCCAAGACGTATTATATATCCATTGCCGCATCCATGCCCGCAATTCCAGGAATTCCTTTGCCGACCAAGGCACTCTGCGTTGCTCCCTTTGGCATGGAGGAAGGAACCGAGGCAGAGATCACGGATCGAGATTTTGTTCTTGTTGTCGGAGAAAACGTTCATTTTGATGTTTTAAGATCTTCCACAAGACTTGAGGATAAAACTGGGGATATTGTAGAGGACTGGAATGATGAAATAGAAGAGTTGACCACCATAGAGACTGTTTTGGACGGCGAAGCCGGAGGTCAGGTTCCAGTTGGAATAAAAGTACGTGCAACTGAAATTGGAACCCTTGATTTCTGGTGTGTTTCAAGGAATGATGACAGAAAATGGCGCCTCGAATTCAGCGTAAGGGAGCGTGAATCGCTTGAGTAAAATTACCCGGCCATACATAATCGGCATTGATCTTGGCACCACAAATTGTGCTGTATCGTGTGTAAACAGATCAAAGAATCCTGAATCAAGAAAAATAGATCTTTTTCAGGTGCCGCAGCTTTCCGGAGCCGGAGAGCTTACAGCCAGCCCTGTTCTTCCTTCTTTCCTTTATCTGCCAGGTGAATACGAAATATCTAAAGATGCTTTGCAATTGCCATGGGCAACCCAGGAAGATGATTTTTCAGGGATTTATGCACGAGAGCTTGGGGCCAAAATTCCTTCGAGACTGGTTTCTTCAGCCAAATCATGGCTTTGCCACGGAAATGTGGATCGCCTTTCCTCCATTCTCCCTTGGGGATCGCCACAGTCAATTCAGAAAAGATCACCTGTCGACGCTTCGGCAGCTTATCTCAAGCATATAAAAAAAGCCTGGAATTATCAAAAAAAGGATGATGCTGAATTTTATCTTGAGAATCAGTTTGTAACAGTTACTGTTCCTGCGTCCTTTGACGAGGTGGCAAGAGATCTTACGGTTGAGGCTGCCAAAAGAGCCGGACTTGGTGACATTACTCTGCTTGAAGAGCCGCTTGCAGCGTTTTACAGCTGGTTGGCCCGTCATGAAGATGACTGGAGCAGTCATGTAAAGCCTGGAGAATTGATTCTGATATGTGATGTCGGTGGCGGTACAACTGACTTTACTCTCATAGCCCTGAGGGAGGCCGATGGAGGATCTCCGAGGTTTGACAGGCTTGCTGTGGGAGATCATCTTATTCTTGGCGGTGATAATATAGATCTTGCCCTTGCAAGGCTTGTGGAGATGAAGCTTGGTAAATCCAATATTTCACTCTCAGGAGACAGATGGAAAACACTTTGCCATTTATGCAGGGCTGCCAAGGAAAGAATTCTTGACGCAAAATCTGAGCGTGAGCGTATCACCATAATGGGTGAGGGCGGGAAGCTTATTTCCGGCACAATTTCAGCCGATCTTGTTTTTGATGACATGCTCAATATCGTAGTGAATGGTTTTTTTCCAATTGTCGGTTCAGATGACAAAAAAAGAATTGCCTCAAGAAAGGCGATAACCGAATTTGGCCTCCCTTACGAAGGCGAGCCAGCAATTACGAAACATCTCGGTTGGTTCCTTGAAAAACATAAGGCTGACGTCGAAAAGGCGATCGGTAAGCTTCCTGTTCCAGATCATGTGCTTTTTAATGGCGGGTCATTAAAACCCACGGTGATTCAGGACAGAATTATTGATTCGATTAAATCATGGTTCGGCACCGACCATTCACCTTCAGTACTCGAAAATCCTGATCCGGATCTTGCCGTTGCCTTGGGGGCTTCATATTACGGTCTTGTGAAATCAGGAAGTGGGGTAAAAGTCGGAAGTGGAAGTCCTCGTTCATATTATCTTGGCGTAGGTGGGGCAGAACCTGAAAAGAAAAGCGCCATCTGTCTTGTGGAAAGAGGTCTGGACGAAGGCACAAAAATTGAGCTTGAAAATCGTGACTTTGAGGTTCTTGCAAACAAGCCTGTGAGTTTTGATGTATACAGTTCAAGTTTCAGGTCTGGTGACAGGATGGGTGATATCATAGATGTCGATGATACCTTCTCGGCCCTTCCGCCTATCCAGACAGTAGTGTCATATGGAAAAAAGGGTGATGAGATAAGAGTTCCTGTACACTTGGCTGCAGAATATACAGAGGTCGGAGCGCTTAAGCTTTGGTGCAGATCCCTTATAAGCCCCAATAAATGGGAACTTTCTTTTCAGCTCAGGCAGAAACCGACTGCCCTGAAGATCGCCAGGACAGTGGCAATTGAAGAAGGGCTTGTGCTTGAGGCAAAAAGGCTTGTCAGGGAAGCATTCGAATCATCTGATAACTCTCTGCTCCAGAGCCTGACCAGGGATGTTTCAGCCCTTTCAGGCAATATAAGGGAAAAATGGCCGCTTCCGCTTATAAGGGCAATGGCTGATGAGTTGATTGAACTTGTTGAAAAACGATCTGTTTCGGCAACTTATGAAAGCAGGTGGCTCAATTTTACGGGCTTCTGCATGCGCCCTGGGTTTGGAGATGCCCTTGATGAACACAGAATTCAGAGAGTCTGGAAAATATACAGGGACGGCATTTTGCATCCTAAAAATTCCCAGGTGGTTTCTGACTGGTGGATATTCTGGAGAAGAATTTCAGGCGGACTTAAACCAGGCCAGCAAAGGCAGTTTTATCAGGAAACGGCCGGACTTGTTATACCGAAGAAGAGTGAATCTGTGAAACTTTCTCCTAAAGAGCAGCAGGATATATGGATGGCTCTTGTGAGTATGGAGTATCTGTCACAGAATGATAAGGTAAGACTTGGCAAGGCTTTGCTTCCTTTTATTTCCGTAAAGAAAGATGTGGATTGGAAAATATGGGCGCTTTCAAGGCTCGGAGCAAGAGAACTTCTTTACGGATCGGCAGACAGAGTCGTTTCTCCGGTTGAGGCTGTTATCTGGCTTGAAAAGCTCATGAAACAGGCGACAGCTGAAAGACAGGTTATTGCTTCAGCAATTGCCAGAATATGTGCAAAAACAGGTGACAGGGTCAGGGATATTTCTCCCGGAGTTGTAACAACTGTTATAAACTGGCTTAAATCAGTTCCCGGATATGACTCATATGTGCATGGAATTGAAAATGTGGTTCAGATGAAGAAATCTGACCGTGACGAGGCTTTTGGTGAGACACTTCCGCCAGGATTGCATATAATTGAATAGTTCATAAATTTTTATATTGGCTATCGGAGTCGAATTGTATTATAGACTTTACAAGCAATCTGTGGATGCCCATTCGTAAGTCTGTTTTTTCAGGAAGTTTTTTCCTTGACATGCATTCCAAAAGCCTTTAATAAATTCAAGTTTTTTAAAAATTGCAGGAGTGAAAACAGTGAAGAAATATACATATAGTGCCAAATCATCCGATAATGCGGGTAAATGGTTTGTGGTTGATGCAGAGGGAATGATACTCGGCCGCTTGGCTACCCAGGTTGCAGCGAGAATACGCGGTAAGATGAATCCTCTTTTTACCCCACACGCGGATCTTGGAGACAGCATTATCGTAATTAATGCTGAAAAGATCGCCCTTACAGGCAATAAGCTAAAAGACAAGAAATACTATCGTCACAGTGGATATGTAGGCGGCCTTAAGGAAATTACTGCTGAAAAGCTTATGGCGAAAAATCCAGAGGCTCTGATCATGTATGCTGTGAAGGGAATGCTGCCAAAGAACCGTCTTGGGCGTCAGTTGCTTAAAAAACTTAGAGTTTATGCAGGTGCTACCCATCCGCATGAGGCTCAGCAGCCAGAGACCCTTAAAGTATAATACAGAATCAGTGACCGGAGTAAATAATGGAAAACGCAAATAGATATTATGCAACTGGAAAGCGCAAGACCTCGGTAGCCCGTACATGGCTAAAAAGCGGCAGTGGCAATATAGTTGTCAATGGCAAGCCGGCCGATGAATATTTTACAGTAGATACAGCCCGTACTGCTGTTAAATCCCCGCTGGTTTTAACTGATACCCTCGCATCATATGATGTAATGGCTACGGTAAGCGGTGGCGGAATAAGCGGCCAGGCCGGTGCTTTGAGGCATGGAATTGCAAGAGCATTGATGGTTGCAAATCCTGATTTCAGAGCTGTTCTTAAAAAAGCTGGCATGGTTACCCGTGATCCGCGTGCGAAAGAAAGAAAGAAATACGGTCAGAAAGCAGCGCGTGCTCGCTTCCAGTTCTCCAAGCGTTAAAATTTTCTTGCCGGTTTTTCGAAGAGGGAATTCGAGTATATCTCGATTCCCTTTTTGTGTTATAGGCTCATAATATACTCCATCGGTCTTTTGTTTAGTTTGCGGCTGTCTGCCGTAGCTTTAACTTTGATAGTATTCGGCTCCCCAATCACACAGATCCTGATAATTCATTCTTTCCCGACCATGATGATATTTTATACTGATATTTAACTTGAAACTTGTGCCTGAATTAATGTAGGCTTGAATAAAAAGACGACGCACCCAGTTTTTTTATGGGGTACGATCATTTTGTTTTTCTTGCCATATTAAAAATTTCGGTGTCCATGCGAGGATGCATTATTGAAATTCAGCCTCTTTATTAATTTTTGTGGTCTTATCATTTTAATATCGTCCTTTTTTTTACCCCTTGAATCAAGTCTTGCACTGGAGCAACAGGGTTGGAGATCTCGGGATCTGGCCTGGAAAAATTCTGATTCTTCCTGGAAAAAAAATGAGACGTCTGAAAAGGCCGAATGGAAAACTGGAGAGTCAGGCTTCTTGAGTTCTGATAAAAAATGGCTGGAGTTTGACAAAAATGCCCTCGCCAATTGGCGAGGGCAAGAAAAAAAATTCAAAAGCAATGACGATAAGTGGAAGACTGAAGACAGTAAATGAACTACCAGATAAAATTCATGGCTTTTTTATGAAATGCCCTTGCTTTAGCAATGAATTTTTTCGGTGTTGGCAAGTTAATGTCAGGAATTAAAAGCCCGTATTTTTTTAGATTGTCAATGGCCTTCCCGTTAATTTTTATAACAGTGCCAGACGAAACGTTTTCGT
This genomic stretch from Desulforegula conservatrix Mb1Pa harbors:
- a CDS encoding Hsp70 family protein, translating into MSKITRPYIIGIDLGTTNCAVSCVNRSKNPESRKIDLFQVPQLSGAGELTASPVLPSFLYLPGEYEISKDALQLPWATQEDDFSGIYARELGAKIPSRLVSSAKSWLCHGNVDRLSSILPWGSPQSIQKRSPVDASAAYLKHIKKAWNYQKKDDAEFYLENQFVTVTVPASFDEVARDLTVEAAKRAGLGDITLLEEPLAAFYSWLARHEDDWSSHVKPGELILICDVGGGTTDFTLIALREADGGSPRFDRLAVGDHLILGGDNIDLALARLVEMKLGKSNISLSGDRWKTLCHLCRAAKERILDAKSERERITIMGEGGKLISGTISADLVFDDMLNIVVNGFFPIVGSDDKKRIASRKAITEFGLPYEGEPAITKHLGWFLEKHKADVEKAIGKLPVPDHVLFNGGSLKPTVIQDRIIDSIKSWFGTDHSPSVLENPDPDLAVALGASYYGLVKSGSGVKVGSGSPRSYYLGVGGAEPEKKSAICLVERGLDEGTKIELENRDFEVLANKPVSFDVYSSSFRSGDRMGDIIDVDDTFSALPPIQTVVSYGKKGDEIRVPVHLAAEYTEVGALKLWCRSLISPNKWELSFQLRQKPTALKIARTVAIEEGLVLEAKRLVREAFESSDNSLLQSLTRDVSALSGNIREKWPLPLIRAMADELIELVEKRSVSATYESRWLNFTGFCMRPGFGDALDEHRIQRVWKIYRDGILHPKNSQVVSDWWIFWRRISGGLKPGQQRQFYQETAGLVIPKKSESVKLSPKEQQDIWMALVSMEYLSQNDKVRLGKALLPFISVKKDVDWKIWALSRLGARELLYGSADRVVSPVEAVIWLEKLMKQATAERQVIASAIARICAKTGDRVRDISPGVVTTVINWLKSVPGYDSYVHGIENVVQMKKSDRDEAFGETLPPGLHIIE
- the rplM gene encoding 50S ribosomal protein L13, whose product is MKKYTYSAKSSDNAGKWFVVDAEGMILGRLATQVAARIRGKMNPLFTPHADLGDSIIVINAEKIALTGNKLKDKKYYRHSGYVGGLKEITAEKLMAKNPEALIMYAVKGMLPKNRLGRQLLKKLRVYAGATHPHEAQQPETLKV
- the rpsI gene encoding 30S ribosomal protein S9; protein product: MENANRYYATGKRKTSVARTWLKSGSGNIVVNGKPADEYFTVDTARTAVKSPLVLTDTLASYDVMATVSGGGISGQAGALRHGIARALMVANPDFRAVLKKAGMVTRDPRAKERKKYGQKAARARFQFSKR